In Daphnia magna isolate NIES linkage group LG7, ASM2063170v1.1, whole genome shotgun sequence, a single genomic region encodes these proteins:
- the LOC116926655 gene encoding uncharacterized protein LOC116926655 (The sequence of the model RefSeq protein was modified relative to this genomic sequence to represent the inferred CDS: added 37 bases not found in genome assembly): MSPLEGQQQHWEASKGLIWMFIVLLASGLSLEIPRQGRQRIESIARTVTVAVTEIAFENKPTLCISLVNATRPCVGRQAHWSRIPPAELAEIGVQPSIVQKVEVTDAPAMSRLNDKDLELLKLDDRLLMPSLKETLEENGRQQSSGFLRRFTDRFSNALGLARTVVQTVTETRTMTTTYTESSGYNHFYISDCIPPTLYYPICKKYTDDAE, from the exons CTTCCAAGGGACTCATTTGGATGTTTATCGTTTTACTCGCATCCGGGTTGTCACTGGAAATCCCTCGACAAGGACGTCAAAGGATCGAATCTATAGCCAGGACAGTTACAGTTGCAGTGACGGAAATAGCATTTGAAAACAAACCGACACTGTGCATATCTCTAGTCAACGCGACGAGACCTTGTGTCGGAAGACAGGCCCATTGGTCACGTATTCCGCCAGCTGAGTTAGCGGAAATCGGCGTACAACCGTCAATCGTGCAAAA GGTGGAAGTGACAGACGCTCCAGCTATGTCTCGTTTAAACGACAAAGATTTGGAATTGCTAAAGTTAGACGACCGGCTATTAATGCCGTCTCTGAAAGAAACGTTAGAAGAAAATGGCCGTCAACAATCCAGCGGATTCCTCCGACGATTCACGGATCGTTTCAGCAATGCACTTGGCCTG GCACGGACTGTTGTGCAAACCGTAACAGAAACGAGAACAATGACGACCACTTATACAG AATCCTCTGGGTACAACCATTTTTACATCAGTGACTGTATTCCACCGACTTTGTACTACCCCATCTGCAAGAAGTACACGGATGACGCGGAGTAG
- the LOC116926656 gene encoding uncharacterized protein LOC116926656, translating to MTLPSTSSTSFLDVFEGQVHQCNFRCRPVNNHFTFVVNTVHQFVFLGQNLDWYRSVELHEAFPQEDVKMGQVCGGESKQDYSITNVANAYSKTIWVRVVGERKHVTLRNSPIGSTAGIDFTPIYPGDFQSFRLSSNQDPDDPVYITILTDDDLIMCNSVPQLENQSVIVDQNGILRNTMTGFIWRDTNGKDHDVEKSIDDYD from the exons ATGACCTTGCCCTCTACTTCCTCCACCTCGTTTTTAGATGTTTTTGAGGGTCAAGTTCACCAGTGCAACTTTCGCTGTCGACCCGTCAACAACCATTTCACATTCGTCGTAAATACGGTGCACCAGTTTGTTTTCTTGGGTCAAAACTTAGATTGGTACAG GTCAGTTGAGTTACATGAAGCATTTCCACAGGAGGACGTAAAGATGGGCCAAGTTTGTGGTGGAGAGAGCAAGCAAGATTACAGCATCACGAACGTGGCCAATGCCTACAGCAAAACCATTTGGGTAAGGGTTGTTGGCGAACGCAAGCACGTGACGTTAAGAAACTCACCGATCGGGAGTACTGCAGGAATTGACTTTACGCCCATTTACCCCGGAGATTTCCAGTCCTTCCGGCTGTCTTCAAATCAAGACCCTGACGACCCAGTCTACATCACCATTCTTACCGATGATGACCTGATTATGTGTAATAGCGTACCGCAGTTAGAAAACCAGTCTGTCATTGTTGATCAAAACGGTATACTGAGGAATACGATGACCGGTTTCATATGGCGAGACACCAATGGCAAAGACCACGACGTGGAAAAAAGCATTGATGATTACGACTAA